The DNA region ACCAATCCTATAGGCCAATGCAACTttgattttgtttggttttcttaAATAAACATCAACTTTTCTGACATGTTTTTTCTGGTTTATTATCCCTATGTAACCACCACAACAGAACTAACCCCGAGTTCTCCAAATCCATCAGGGAGACGTCTATCCAGCTTCAAAGCAGACCTGAGAAAGGCTTAATGAAGAAGGTGCTACAGACCACCTGTGGTGAGCATCCTGCTCCTCACCTTCATGACCCTCACATACAGCTGAGGAAGTTGAGGATCAGCAACGTTAGTAACATGACCAAGATCTCACAGCTATAGATTCAGGATTCAAACTCAAGTTTTAGACTACTAAGCTATGGTGCCTCCAACAATGTCCTAAGTGTCAGGACCTACACTGGGAAGGACTCAGTGGCCCTTGTGAAATAAGAATCCAGCACTTCTAGGGGACAGAGACTCAATCCAGCTGGCACAGGAGTTGACATCACAGTGACAGGGCCATTCTCTGCTTTTCCACCCTCCCCTGCATGGTGACCTCAGGCCAGCAGTAGGCTACTCTCTGGCAGGAACTGCTTCTTCCCCAGGATGGACTAGTAATTCCCTGTGAGGGTGGTGGCGCCTGGAGCTTGGACAAGAATGTGCACTGAGTCCCAGCCAGGCCCAGAGGTGGCAGCCTCCAGAAAGCCAGGCTTCAACTGCTGGGGGCCAGGAAGGCTGCCAGGAAAGAGAGCTGGTGGCCAGAAGGGAGGAGTCACTGGCAGAGGGGGGGGGGGAATTCCTGCCTGGGCATGGAGCTCTAGGAATCTAGGGTGGATTCTGGAAAAGGACAGAATTTACCAGGACAAAACCAACAAGATCAGCCAGATCAACCACCTTCCCTGGCAAGGCTCTGGTCTCCTTAGTCTATtttgaattcaaaacaaaataaacagtgaAATCAACCACCTCCAAGAATAGAGCCTGAAGGGGCCCAGGAACTCTGGTCAGAAATCTGGAGTCTGAGGGGAGGAGATCTGTAAACCAAGCTGGAGGCCATGTCCTGGGACCTTAAACCACTGGCAGTCAGGCCTGGCCAGGAAGAGACCACAGCAAGGAATGGTGAGGGGCTCAGTCTCTAGGTGAATTCAGAAATTAAGTTGCATTCTCTCCAGGGAGACCATCAGCCCAGGCTGTGCAGCCTGACTAGTGGGGCCAAGGGccccagagcacacacaggccaGGCTGAACTCCAGCCCCACCCTGCAAACAGAAGTGTCACAGTGAGCTGGGTGGGCAGCTCAGCTAGCCCTGCCCATTCAgggcccagcccagcctgccACCCTGGCACTCCAGCTGCATCTTGGAGGTGGCACAGACTGGCACACATGGGCCAGAGGATGAACTCACGACAATTTGTGTATGACAGAGAAAGTCTCTTCATGAAGGATATCACTGGACCCAGCCAAACCCTGTGACACATGATCCCTCACCCACCTCTTCTGAACCTGCTTCCTGCCTCCCCTTGTCCAGAGTGGTGGCCTCCTCTCCTTTTGCACAAACTGGAAACCTCAGTCTCCTGGAATTACTCTTTTCTGAATCTGCCACAcaactgtgtgtgtgagtgtgtgtgcccAGCCCCCCACTACCCACTCTACTTCCCTCTGATGCTTCCATGGCTCCCCAACCCATGTCCCCCTGAGCTCCTGCCTCCCACATTTTCCACACTAATCTCTCCAACGGTAGCCAAAGGAATATTCCTAAAATGAAATCTGATCCCACCACCCCTTCTGCTGCTCCCCTTAACTCCTTTTCCTCAGTCACACCAGGATCCTCACAATGGGAACACCCTTGCAAGCCTCCCAGCCCAAGCACCCCAACACAGCCCATACCACGGTGACTCATGGCAGGCTGGCGAGGGGCACAGCACACACTCCAAGCCTCTGAGTAGGCTGTTCTTTCTGCCCACCTGTCCAGCCACACTGTGTCTTCAAGACCTTGCTCAGCTGTGGCCTTGTGTGAAGGGGCCAGCCCCACTTTCACCACTCCTCTGCACAGGTCCCAACAGCTAGAGCTCCTGTGCAGGGCCAAGCATACAACCTGGTACCCAGGTGTCACTCCCCAGAATGCAATGTCTGCCCTGTGCCACACACAGAGGGACAGACAGGACACAGGCTGCATGGTGCCCAGCACCCCACAACTGTATGAAAACCTGCTTGATCACATTTCAAAAGGGGGACATGGCCAAGTCCCCTCCTGCCCACTATATCAACCCccactgcccagccctgccctcagaaGCAGTTCTGATTCAGTGTCATTTTTAAGCAGGGCCTTGCAAGGAGCAGGAAAAGAAATGCACATTTTTGGGTAAGAAAATGCCATCCTGGGGCCTGGGAGGCATTCTGATCTGTAACATGCCTTTCTCACCTGGTTCCTTGGGCCTATTAGAATGCCTCTTCTGCTTTAAAAATTATCCCATTGTTGCATGAGTCATTTCCACCTCAATGAGTACTGGGTCTATGGGGGCAGGGAAAGGTAAGCCAGCTGTCAGGTCCTGGACTCCTAGGTGCAGACAAGGCACCAGGAACAGGGCCAGGTTGTGAGCATAGCTGCACAGGGGCCCTAAGTCCCTCCCATGCTGGGTTACCCTGGCAGGACACTAACCTTCTAGCCCCCTCACAAAGGTGGGCTGGCAGATTTTGTCCCAGGAGCTTAGAATCTTCAACAGAAAGCCCTAGAACAAGGACATAGGCCATTCCCATCCTCCACAAGTCTTGAGAGATCTTTGGGCAATGAAATCAGCCCAGTGTCCTGGGCTCCCCAACTCCCATGGTCCCGACCCCCCCGACCTGGCCCACATTAGGTCACATAGGCAGGACTGGGCAAATAAGCCCACAGGCCTCATTGCTCTCCACAGCCTCACAGCTCTGGCCATTTGGTACCAGGTGGGAGGTCCCATCCCAGGctccttcccttttcctgtctaTTCTTGCCTTCCCTCCTTCAAAGAACAGCACCAGCTGGGCATAAATCCTTAAGCCAAAAGAACGAAGTAACAATGGTGCAATTTCAGTCACTGCAACATACGTGGGCCCCATTCTGAGGCCAGTCCCTGACACTAAGGGCTGCAAGGTAGGCTGGTTCTGAGAGCACCTGCTGCCCTTCAGTAATGCTGGTACTGGTGTGTGCCCCACCCACCATGAGCTCAGCCAGGGCCCCGGCAGCCTCTGTCTCATTCCCCAAGGAATCCACAGAACCTGACAGAGAATATGGGCTCAATAATTTGTCTTGTTCATGACTGCACTGCACTGAACAGCCATGTGCTGTAGGGAAACACCCCAGGCTTCGGCCAGCCTTGGCTTTGTATCTTGGCCACCACATCAAGCTGTCTGACCTGGAGCATGTCAGCCACAGCCTTGCCAAAGGTCTGTGATTTCACCGGTAAAATGGGGTGAAGAGGTGAAGACTCCACAAGGTTAGATGACGAGCATAGCATGTGGCACACAGGAGGCCTTCAACAATGTCAGTCCCCTTCCCTAAAGACCTGTCCCTGTCACTTGGGCCCACCTTTCACATCAGAAATCCATTATATCTCAGTGTTGCTTTAAAATAAAGCCACCAAGTGTCTTAGGGGAAATCAGCAGAGTTCTGAGAAGACACTAAACAAAaggttgagtatttttacagAAAAATCAGGATCTCCCTTAAGAACAGTGCTGAAACTTTGTCCCAAAAGTTCAGAGCCCAGATGAGCAGAGATGTGGCTCCTGGGGATCAAGCCCTTAAAAACCAGCTCAGCTGTGAAAAGCAGGAAGCGCCCAGGCTCCAGTCCTGTGGTCTGCTGGCACCTGACAGCAGAGATGTCCACGGCTGCAGATGGGTCCAAGAAGCACGGGGAccccactgtccctggcctgcAGCCAAGTCCATGGGCCCAGGATAGTGCCAAGGGCTGCAGCTCCTCACTCAGGAGCTTCGCTGGAACAACTGCAGCAGCTGGGGCACCGCAGGGACTGTATGACAGCTCGCAGCGGCCGCCTCCGGCCCTGGGCAGAAAGGCTCTCCTCGCTGGTGGGTGCCTGCTGCATCTGCTCAAACTGCATCTCCAGGTGCTTCTGGATGGCTATGCCAAGCACCTCAGGGTCTACCGCAGCTCCATAAACCTCCCATGTCATGCCCTCAGCATCCCATCGCACATCCCGCACAGGGGATGCTGCCTCCTCCAGGCTGGACCCCAGAGTTACCTCTGGGAATGTATGCAGAGCCACAGGGGCTTCCAGGGGTGGGCTGGTAGACACAGCCTTGCAGACTGCCATGGGGGCTGCCTGCACACCAGCATCCTGGGCTGACAGAGGGGATGTCACCACGGGCACCAAGTCACCGACAGAGGTCATAGTCCACACATCCTTAGTCCTGGCACCAGGCTCTGTGGCTAACCTAGTGGGAGCCCAAGGATGGGCACAGCAGGGGGAGTGCCCAGGAAGCCCCGCAGACAATTGACAGTGGAACTTCACCCCATGCTGAGGCTGCAGCCTGGACTCACTCATTGATGCCATTAGTTTGGGAAAGGTCAGGATccctggggcaggcagggagTGGCAGCAGCCATCAACCCCCACCTCCCTCATTCTGCAGAGGAGAGCTGCTGGGGGCTGAGCGTGGCAGAAGGTGGTGGCTGGCAGCCCAGGGGCTCTGGGCCCAGCCTGAGAGCTGCTGCTGTGGCTGGCTGTGTCTCCCAGGTCCAGTGGCGGTACCCACACCTGACTCTCTCCTTGTGTCCAGGATGAGTTCAAAGTCCCATCCTCTGGGGTCAGGTCCCTTTCCCGGCCTGCAGAGGCCCAGCCTCCCTGGCTAGAAGTAGTGCCAGGCTGCAGCCGAGCCCTGTGGACAGAGCTGCCAAGTGCTGAGCAGCTGAGGCTGGCCTTTTGAGCACCGCTGTGACCCCGGGTCTGGGTGCTGCGGACTAGGTCTGAGTGGCTCCTCTGCATGGCAGCAGCACTGGGAATCCGCAGGTGACACAGATCGCCACCGCCCACAGTAGACACACTGTCCACTGTGCTGCTGTGCCAGTGGCCCATGACACCAGGCTGTGGGGGGGTGCGGGAGGCCCATGCCTGCTCCGTGTTCTCAGCTGGGTGCCCTTCCTCCTTCGGGCCTGGTGGACAGGTACTAGCCTCACCTGGCTGGGCCTTCCATCCAGGGCTGCTGGCACTCTTGCAGAGCTCTGGCCTCTGCCCCCGGCCTTGACCCAGCAGGCTGGACGAGCTCCGGCACGGGGGCTGTGGGCAGGGGCTCCGGGGTACCTGGGCACCCACCTCAGGGCGGCTGGTGCTCATGGCTGCctgcaggagagagaaagagggaggaaggTAAGCTGAGTTGGGTGGTAGCCCCTCTGCTGGACTCGGCTGTGGGCACACACGGGGCTGAGCACACTGGAGGGGTTGTCCAGTCCTGGCCTGCCCGACTGATCACAGCCATAAATAAAACAATGGCAGGACACCAGACACTTCAAACCAAGATCACCACCCATGATACACATGTCAGCTGTTGAGCCTTTACTGCTGGGTTATGGTGGGCTGGGCAGGGACATGGGGTGGGGCGTGAATCCAGGGGAGAGGCCATGTCTGCTGGGGCCTTGGGGTGGGACGGCAGTCCTGGGGGCGGAGGCTTTGAGATAACACCTCCTAGTCAATCAGCACAGGAGTATTGCAATATTTTAATAACCAGTAAAGCTTGACTGGCGAATACTAGCCTGGTCCCTCCCAGCACCGTTGGTGTCCAGCTTGGTCTGCATGGGGCCTCCCTGGTACAGAgtgggggctcaaagagaatctGTGGGCTGAGCAAGCAACACACTGAGAACTGCCCTGGGTTTTTCCATGCCACCTTCCCCATCCTCGCTGGCCTAGCCTGGCTGAGCTGCCACATCTCTGGGACCCAATCTTGTGAAGGGGGAAAGGTGATGTCCACCTCTGGCTCCAGGCTTAGGAAGAGGCCCAACACATCAGACCTTTACACATAGGAATCACTgggcatttgttcattcattccacagcCCTCTCCCGAGCACCTGCAGCATGCCAAACTCTGGACCTGGGTGACATGGAACTCATTTAGATCTCGCTGTGCCCTAGGAATGGGGTCCAATACCACCAATAAGACACACCCTCCATAAAGGTTAACCTCCCTCTTGTCACTCTCCTTACCTGCCCCCTCTTTACCCTCTACCCCCATGTCATTCCTGTCCCTTCCTCCAGCCACACAGATGCTTCTGGACCTGCCCACTGACCCATCCACAGCCTAGAGTCAGCACTGGCCCCTTCAACCTGAGCATCTCCTCCTGGGAAAGCTTTCCTGAACCAAGCTGGCTCCATCTCTGGCTGAGTACTGTCTGTCCTGGGTGGATCAGCCAGCCCAATTATGGGACTCTCACCAACCTAAAGCTGTCAAAGCAGGCCTGTAGCCTGTTCACCTGTGTCCATCCAGCACCCAGCACTGACCTGATAAGCAGCTGGCACTCACAGAATGTCTGCCATATGCCTGACCCAGAGAAGGAGCAAAGAGAACCCACAGAGGAGAGTGCTGAACACCAAAAACAGGGTCTGAGGGAGGGATTTCCAAGGCAGGACAGCTCACTCTGCATGATGGATCAGAAAAGGATTCCTGGAGGACCAGCCATGGAAGGCAAGCCTGGGAACAGAAGGGAGAAGGTGCCTAGGGAGAGAAACAGGGTGAACAAGAGGTGGGAGGCCATGTGTTCAGAGCACCTGAGGGGAGCAGCAagctggggctgggcagggacCGAGAGGGATGGAGTGGGGTCAGGGCATCTGGGCCAGCCTGGCCCTGGCCAAAGCTGTAAATTAAGAATATTACTCTGGGACTCCCTGCCAGGCAGGACCAGCTGGAGAAGCAGGGTGGGGAAAGAGGCAACCGCTGCCATTTGGGCAATCCCCgtcctgccctcccaccccccgGGCTGAGAGAACTGCCGGGAAACCAGCCACCCCAGGCAAGTGAGCAAGGCCACCCACAAGGGACTGTGGGAAGAGTTCTCAGGAGCTCAGCTTCTGTATAACTACAAATGTCTTGCCGTCCCAGCTCTCAGGAGATGGCTGGTGACTGGTGGAGCCAAgaatgagggtgtttctggaactGCCGGCCACTGAGAACTCACAGCCTGCTTTGGAGTCCAGTTCAGCCCAGCTTCCTGTGATGAAGGAGACATGCTACCCTGCAGTGTCCAGTATGATAGGCCCCTGGCCACGtttggctactgagcacttaacAGGTCAGTGGCTAGTACAACTGAGAAACTCAGTTTCTCATTTCACTtaaatttaagtaatttaaatGTATATGACCACATGGGTTTCATGACTACCATGCTGAGCTGTGCAGCTCTAGACACAGCCCCAGCCTGGGCAGGAGTGTCCCATCCTGGCTGCTTCTTGGGGCCAAAGCAGATGCCAGGCTGGTCCCTAACAATTAGGAGAAGGAGTAGTCAAGAGAGGACTaaggcccaggccctgccctcaaggagctgccATCCCCGGAGATAGATGCATAAATAGAGAAGGGCAGCAAAGCCAGTAATGAcacgatgatgatgatgatgatgacagctTCCAGTGCCCAatcacccactatgtgccaggtatgtaccacatccttcccatgcactatctcatttaattgtcAGAGCAAGCTCTTGAGATACATCAtcatccccattctacagatgaggaggcCAAAGCTCAGAAAGGTTTGGTGAtttgcccaagggcacacagctagtgagtggctAAGCCAGGAACAAACCCAGGAGTGTCTGAGGTTCTCTGTGCTCCCTTCGAGCACTGTGAAGACTTCCATCCTAGAAGCTATCACCTGCTGCTGTCATTATCTTTTTACTTATCTGTTGCCCTGACTCAATGGGAGCCCAGCACCCAACACAACATCTGGCACTCACGGTGGTGCCCCCGACATGCCAGTGGAACAGTGAATGAATGGGAACAAAGCCTGGACCCCCATCCCACCCCGCCTGCTTCTTAGCAGCTTCTTAGGCAGCCTGGAGTCAAGAACACCAAGAAAGCTCTATCTGGACAGCCTACACAGCCTCTGGCTGAGCTCCACTTCCCCAGACCCTCCTATGGAGCAGGGCCATAAAGAACAAGCCAGGTCCTGGCCCCCATGAAGAAATAGGTGCAATGAGGGTGGGTGCCCTCAAACTCCACCAACAGCTAGTGAGAAGCCATCAGGGACAAGGATCCCACTGTGCCTGCTTCACCAGATGGCTGCCCAGTGCTCAGGGCTAGGCATCAACCAGAGAGAGCAGTGATCACAAAGCCCCCAGTGGGTGGGGAGGTGTATATGTATGTCTGCTACTCAGGTGACATAGTTGAGCCCTGGAGACGCTCAGAAATGTGAAAGAAACCCCAGCTGAACCCCAGCAGAGTATTTCTCCTATAGCCTGGCCTTCCCAGCCCTCAGGGAGGGAAGGGCTGTCAGGGAAACCACTGAGGTTATGGGGCTATGTGTGTGGGGCAGGTTCCCCTGCCCACTATTGGCAAGAAGAGGGGTCTCCCAGGGAGTGATGGGAGCCAACCAAGGAGCTTTGTAGCCACAGGTGAGCAGGTAGGGCAAGGGGGCAGTTTCCAACCCTGGCTCTTCCCCTTCCAGCGCATGTGTGCTCAGGTGGATACCCAACCTCTTTGAGCTTCCATTTCCCCAGTGCAAAATGGAAGTAATCCCCTCCCTGCAGCATTGTGAAAACTAAACATGATGGCGATGTGGACGATCGGATAGTgattgttaataataataatccttcctttcttcctcccctcaGGAATGACTTGTGCTAAAGGTGTCACAGAGACTAGTACTGGGACAGAAGGGCCCTTTAGATGCCATTGAGACACCCCGTAAGTTAGTCTAGTCTTGCTTCCCTATCCTTCCTACCTTTACCCATCCTAGGACCTAATCACCACTAGTGTCCCAATGTGTCTATCACCACACTAAGTGTCCCAGTCTATTTTAAACCTTAATTTGGAAGGATATACATGCAATGCTCATACATGCATGAACACAGGTACACACATGTGGACACACACACAAGTTTGGAGTCTGCATTTTAAAATCTCCACGTGGCATGCCCACTTGCCTTAAAAGCCATGGGAAGGGCTCCAGTTTCACCCTGAAGAGCCCCTGGAAAGATGTTTTAGCACAAGATAAAGGAGAGGCATATAGAAGTATCCAAGACCCCTAGTGTTCTTTGGATGACCACTTAATGTTCTCTCTCCTGCCTCATTTGATGCAAAAGCTTCAATGTGGCCCATGCCCTATAGCCGGTGCAGAACTCTCCTGCTGCCTCAGTCTGCCTGCCATAAGGGGAGGAtaaaccagccttacaaacagCAATCAACCAATGTCATTTCAAGTAAAAGATCCTAGTTCTGCAGAAACTTCCAGGCAACCCAAGCAAAGAGGCAGTTAGAGATTTCATCTCCCACCATGTAACCCTGGCAGAGGAGTTCAGGCCTTTGGGGTATGTCAGGGGACTACCAAGAGCACTGCACGCAGGCCCCATCTCAGATCACACTTGCGGCATCCGTGGAAGTCTCCTCCTATTAATGGACAGGCATTTGGATGATGACTTTTGCTTCCAGCAGAACcaaaacaagaaaagcaaacCCAGGTAGTCAGGGGGGATGCCCAAATGTCAAAATATGGACCTTACCCCTCAGGGACCACACAAATTTCTCATGCATAGTGGGGGTGTGGCGACCTCCAGAAGGTGGTCTGATAGGACTGCTCAGAGCCAAAGTTGGGCAATATGGTAGGGAGCATCCCTGAACTACTGAGAGACAGTGTTCGCAGGGGGCAAAAGCGGCCCATCACAGAGCAGGCGAAAGATACCCAGGTCACAGGCTGTGCCAGGAAAGGGTTCTGGGGTAATGTGGGGCAGAGACCCAAAGGACCCAGCTCTACTCACCAGAGAAAGGCCCAGGGTCCCACCAGCCCGAGCTTCATCCCCTGAGGGGGACTGGCCACTTACCCGAAGGCACTTGTACGGAGAAGGTAAGCCTCCAGGCCCAGCCGCCCCAAACCAGAATCAGCCCAGTGACTGGTGTGTCCCTACCTGCATGCTCACCAGCGCCCACGCCACCCATGGACACAccagaggcacacacacaggcCCATTTGTTGTTTGAGCCTGCAGGAAACAGCAACTGCACAGCTGCGCTCTGCACACCACGCGCAGGCCGCCTCTGGCTAAGGGGCCAAAGGCTGACACACCACAACCATACACTGTCCCCTGCCCGCTCCTCCGGGTCGCGGCCGCACAGAGCCCACGATCCCCAAAACTAGGCTGCAAACCTTCCCCGCACGAAGGCAGTGACTGAAGGAAGGCAGAGCTATGGGGCCAAGGGGCTGGGATGGAGGGCAGGAGGGCGgtggggtgggaagagaaggaggaatgGGAGGGGAAGAGGCGACCGACGCAGGGGTGGAGGCAGACGGGCCGGGGTCCTGAGCAGAGTCGAAAACCAAGAGGACGGGCAGAGGAGACCTGGAAGAGGGGACGGGATAGGCAACGAGAGGAGAGATGGGAGGCGGGAGGCGGCCCCTGGGCCCTGGGCGGGGGCCGGGATGCCGAGGGGCTGAGAGCGGAGGGGGGTGAAGGTGGGGCTGTGCGGCGCCGTACGGGGAGGCGCGGCCcaaccccccaccctgccccccagcGCCCACGGGCGCGCACAGAGCCGGGCCTCTCACCCTCTCGCCCGCCCGGGCCGCGCAGGCCGGCCGAAGCGCTGCTCCTGCTGCCGCCACAGGTGCCCGGCGCAGTGGACCAAGATGGAGCCGGGCCGGACCTGGCCTGGGCCCGAGACGTCGCCCGCCGTCCGCCCGGCCTGCGGAGCCAGCGCTGGGAGGTGCCGAGGGGCGGCCGGGGAGTCGGGGAGGAGGGGCGGAGGGGGCGGCGGCCGGGCAGCCCGCTCACCTGGACCCgcccccgcgccccgccccccacccccctcacCCCGCGGCCCGGCCCCGCCTCCACCGCCCGGCGGCTCCGGGGATCGCCCGGCAGCCCGCAGCCCCCGGCCTCCCTGCTCCCGTTCGGCCCCACTAGCCCAGTCCTCCTCCCCGACCCGCCTCACGGCTTGTCCCTGCTGTCCCGTCTTTTCGGCCTCGCTCGCACCGTGATACCCTGTTTCACAGGCCTGCCCAACGAAACCCCAAGGCACTCATCTTCCCAGCCTTACCCTCCCCCTCAATCTTGTGGGCTTGGGCTTGGCAACCCCCCAAACCCCGCAACCCTCCACGCCCCGACCCAGCCCCCAAGTCCACTTCCTCACAGCCCCGCTCCCTCGGTCCCTGTTCCCGTCCAGCACCGCACCCCGCACCCGGGTCTACAGCTCCCCCTGACACCCTCTCCCACACGGCTCT from Manis pentadactyla isolate mManPen7 chromosome 8, mManPen7.hap1, whole genome shotgun sequence includes:
- the GPRIN2 gene encoding G protein-regulated inducer of neurite outgrowth 2 produces the protein MSTSRPEVGAQVPRSPCPQPPCRSSSSLLGQGRGQRPELCKSASSPGWKAQPGEASTCPPGPKEEGHPAENTEQAWASRTPPQPGVMGHWHSSTVDSVSTVGGGDLCHLRIPSAAAMQRSHSDLVRSTQTRGHSGAQKASLSCSALGSSVHRARLQPGTTSSQGGWASAGRERDLTPEDGTLNSSWTQGESQVWVPPLDLGDTASHSSSSQAGPRAPGLPATTFCHAQPPAALLCRMREVGVDGCCHSLPAPGILTFPKLMASMSESRLQPQHGVKFHCQLSAGLPGHSPCCAHPWAPTRLATEPGARTKDVWTMTSVGDLVPVVTSPLSAQDAGVQAAPMAVCKAVSTSPPLEAPVALHTFPEVTLGSSLEEAASPVRDVRWDAEGMTWEVYGAAVDPEVLGIAIQKHLEMQFEQMQQAPTSEESLSAQGRRRPLRAVIQSLRCPSCCSCSSEAPE